In Polynucleobacter sp. AP-Ainpum-60-G11, one DNA window encodes the following:
- a CDS encoding DUF1398 family protein, which translates to MNPSIKEAIEKCAHQSHVGELTFPEVLERLLGVGVESYLADYRDQSSTYYLSNNEALRISMEMPQVDIAESFNEEGVILAIRGAQSDQLRYLEFLRLTMAAGCMGYMVWIAGRHVSYFGRRGEVHIEHFPPG; encoded by the coding sequence ATGAATCCCAGCATTAAAGAAGCAATCGAAAAATGTGCCCATCAATCGCATGTCGGCGAACTTACCTTTCCAGAAGTCTTGGAGCGCTTGCTTGGAGTAGGAGTTGAATCCTACCTTGCCGACTATCGAGACCAGTCAAGCACCTACTATCTTTCTAATAATGAAGCGCTGCGTATTTCTATGGAGATGCCCCAGGTAGATATTGCAGAATCGTTTAATGAAGAGGGTGTGATTTTGGCAATCCGTGGTGCGCAGAGTGATCAGCTGAGATATCTCGAGTTTTTGAGGCTAACAATGGCTGCTGGTTGCATGGGGTATATGGTTTGGATAGCTGGCAGGCATGTCAGTTATTTCGGGAGGCGTGGCGAAGTGCATATTGAGCATTTTCCGCCAGGGTAG
- a CDS encoding haloacid dehalogenase type II: MYKLIAFDAYGTLFDVYSMGELAEELFPGHGQAFALMWRDRQIEYTRLVTMSDPSPGGSKYYLPFWELTLRSLRYVCKRMNLNLTPDYEKRLMDQYAKLTGFKDSLSVLETIKNKGISTAILSNGSREMLATVVESNGLTAYLDRVVTVEDIRLFKTVPQAYELLLKTFPVAKGEVLFVSSNAWDALAAKWFGFDVFWVNRLGHPYEEIGEKPNYEGNSLSAVLEVI, encoded by the coding sequence ATGTATAAGCTTATTGCCTTTGATGCTTACGGAACATTATTTGATGTCTATTCAATGGGAGAGTTGGCAGAAGAATTGTTTCCAGGGCATGGTCAAGCCTTCGCCTTAATGTGGCGTGACCGCCAAATTGAGTACACCCGCCTGGTTACCATGAGTGATCCAAGTCCTGGTGGCAGCAAGTACTACCTTCCTTTTTGGGAGCTCACTCTGCGCTCATTACGTTATGTATGTAAGCGCATGAACTTAAATTTGACTCCTGACTACGAGAAGAGATTGATGGACCAGTATGCCAAGCTTACTGGTTTTAAAGATAGCTTGAGTGTTCTCGAGACAATAAAAAATAAAGGAATATCTACCGCAATTTTGTCCAATGGTAGTAGAGAAATGCTGGCAACTGTAGTGGAGAGCAATGGATTAACGGCTTACTTAGACCGCGTAGTGACGGTGGAGGATATTCGTCTATTTAAGACAGTTCCCCAGGCCTATGAGCTTCTATTAAAAACATTTCCGGTCGCGAAGGGAGAAGTTTTATTTGTTTCAAGCAATGCTTGGGATGCGTTAGCGGCAAAGTGGTTTGGCTTCGATGTATTTTGGGTAAATCGTCTTGGACATCCATACGAAGAGATTGGTGAGAAGCCAAACTATGAAGGTAATTCCTTGAGTGCGGTGTTGGAGGTCATTTAG
- a CDS encoding DinB family protein — MSAVRNIRMLVRYNKWANNMLLDAIAQLPSNEVTKQRAAAFGGMSFALAHIVIVDQIWQAHLLGQDHGFKSRTTELPDSLSLLSEKLKETGDWYIQYADSMTELLLNEMVQFSFVDGGAGEMTRGDILMHICNHKAFHRGHIGDMFYQSGYRPPSIDLPVYLRDGFKEVGLTQNIVLNDNIKTN; from the coding sequence ATGTCTGCCGTTCGAAATATTCGAATGCTCGTTCGCTATAACAAGTGGGCAAATAATATGCTTTTGGATGCGATTGCTCAATTGCCATCTAATGAGGTAACTAAACAGCGTGCCGCGGCATTCGGGGGAATGTCCTTTGCCTTGGCTCACATAGTGATTGTTGATCAAATATGGCAAGCGCATTTACTTGGACAAGATCATGGATTTAAGTCTCGTACCACCGAGTTGCCTGATTCACTGAGTTTACTCAGTGAAAAATTAAAAGAAACAGGCGATTGGTATATCCAATATGCTGACTCTATGACCGAGTTATTGCTAAATGAAATGGTTCAATTTTCTTTTGTGGATGGTGGCGCTGGAGAAATGACAAGGGGCGATATCTTGATGCATATCTGCAATCACAAAGCATTTCATCGTGGCCACATTGGAGATATGTTTTATCAGTCCGGCTATAGGCCGCCATCAATCGATCTGCCAGTGTATTTGCGTGATGGCTTCAAGGAGGTAGGCCTGACTCAAAACATTGTTTTAAACGACAATATAAAAACAAATTAA
- a CDS encoding MAPEG family protein translates to MLIVASIITAVLTIIFVKLSFAVIGLRRKNQVGLGSGGHEDLERAIRAQGNFAEYVPFGIILIACLELNGAPWWLVAIPGITLIIGRLIHAVGINVPPPDFSKRVLGMKFTFVTLISLALLNLGWLLYKLV, encoded by the coding sequence ATGCTAATAGTTGCCTCAATCATTACCGCTGTTTTAACCATCATCTTTGTAAAGCTCTCCTTTGCTGTTATTGGTCTCAGAAGAAAGAATCAGGTTGGCCTAGGAAGTGGTGGCCATGAAGACTTGGAGAGAGCTATCCGCGCTCAAGGCAACTTTGCTGAATACGTTCCTTTCGGAATTATCTTAATTGCCTGTCTTGAGTTAAATGGAGCGCCTTGGTGGTTGGTTGCTATTCCCGGAATTACGCTAATTATTGGGCGCCTGATTCATGCTGTTGGTATTAATGTGCCACCCCCGGATTTTAGTAAACGCGTACTGGGAATGAAATTTACATTTGTAACGCTAATTTCATTGGCTTTGTTAAACCTGGGTTGGTTGCTGTACAAGTTAGTCTGA
- a CDS encoding patatin-like phospholipase family protein, with protein MTEQSRRNFLKTSTVGAVALTTTAGPGLESAFAQTMPRKSNIELKADEISKRLFADDGLAIPIATKPTVSNLAKGLDRTMVLGGGGEYYIAWYCGFFHGLMEAGLDMTRLPEMVVGTSAGSYMGSSLLSGEFARLRAEFDFFGKFPEIFSKMAPVATPNISQMRADKVNMSATDGSIETRRIIGAAALAADNKLNSTNIEKLAALLTGDSKKDWPASRMHTTGVDCYTGERIVVSQKTARKNNIPLAHGAAASSSLPGVAGPTLLGQRYVMDGGICSNPAHVDLVAGSKRALIITLTNGVAGAILTTIPHPISQNIKDVEATGTKVKWIVAGTPPGVNLLDPKQIEGALRTGYDRAKAEALKIKEFWA; from the coding sequence ATGACAGAACAATCGCGCCGTAATTTCTTAAAAACCTCTACCGTTGGTGCCGTTGCTCTCACCACAACCGCTGGACCTGGGCTTGAATCTGCCTTCGCGCAGACAATGCCTCGAAAATCTAATATCGAATTAAAGGCAGATGAGATTTCTAAAAGACTATTTGCCGATGATGGTTTAGCAATTCCTATCGCAACAAAACCAACCGTTTCCAATTTGGCAAAAGGATTGGATCGAACTATGGTGCTTGGTGGTGGCGGTGAATACTACATCGCATGGTATTGCGGATTTTTTCATGGACTCATGGAGGCGGGCCTAGACATGACACGGCTTCCTGAAATGGTGGTTGGCACTTCCGCTGGTTCCTATATGGGCTCGTCATTGCTCTCCGGCGAGTTTGCCCGTTTGCGGGCAGAGTTTGATTTTTTTGGCAAGTTCCCAGAAATTTTTTCTAAGATGGCACCCGTGGCGACCCCCAATATTAGTCAAATGAGGGCTGATAAAGTGAATATGAGCGCTACCGATGGCAGTATTGAAACGCGCAGAATTATTGGCGCAGCCGCTTTAGCCGCTGATAATAAATTGAACAGCACTAACATCGAAAAATTGGCGGCACTATTAACGGGCGATAGCAAAAAAGATTGGCCAGCTAGCCGAATGCATACAACAGGGGTAGACTGCTACACGGGTGAGCGTATTGTCGTTAGTCAGAAAACTGCTAGAAAAAATAATATTCCCTTGGCGCATGGTGCGGCAGCAAGTAGCTCTTTGCCCGGGGTTGCCGGGCCAACATTATTGGGTCAGCGTTATGTCATGGATGGGGGCATTTGCTCTAATCCAGCACATGTGGATTTGGTGGCCGGCTCAAAAAGAGCTTTGATCATTACATTAACTAATGGTGTTGCTGGAGCGATTCTCACAACAATTCCGCACCCTATTAGTCAAAATATTAAGGATGTAGAAGCAACTGGCACAAAAGTAAAGTGGATTGTTGCTGGCACTCCTCCGGGCGTAAATTTGTTAGATCCAAAGCAGATCGAAGGCGCATTGCGAACTGGATATGATCGAGCAAAAGCAGAGGCATTAAAAATTAAAGAATTTTGGGCATGA
- a CDS encoding YoaK family protein, translating to MPIKFIQLLTSTQRSHKTNIQLGAYMAFVAGAVNAGGFLAIARYTSHMSGIISAIGDDLALNDFISVLGGISLLLSFLFGAATTAIIVNWGHRRKIHSEFALPLLVEAILLLVFGLVGANLNLYLPLTVPAIALLLCFVMGLQNAIVTKASRAEIRTTHMTGVITDIGIELGKLIYWNKSQEANVTGYVKANRGKLKTHLFIFGMFLIGGIIGAVSFKKVGYIAVLPLSLSLLLIAGLQIFRDIRIALKIRMP from the coding sequence ATGCCAATTAAGTTTATTCAGCTTTTAACCAGCACCCAGCGTTCCCACAAAACCAATATTCAGTTGGGTGCTTATATGGCATTTGTAGCAGGAGCGGTAAATGCCGGTGGATTTCTGGCTATTGCCAGATATACATCCCATATGAGTGGAATTATTTCAGCAATTGGCGATGATCTGGCCCTGAATGACTTTATTTCCGTTTTAGGTGGGATCTCTCTCTTGCTCTCATTTCTATTTGGCGCAGCGACGACTGCCATTATTGTTAACTGGGGGCATAGAAGAAAAATTCATAGCGAGTTTGCTTTGCCTTTACTGGTTGAGGCCATCTTACTGTTGGTATTTGGTTTGGTTGGCGCTAACCTGAATCTGTATTTGCCCTTAACAGTTCCAGCTATTGCTCTCCTCTTATGTTTTGTAATGGGCCTTCAAAATGCAATTGTTACGAAGGCATCTAGGGCAGAGATTAGAACGACCCATATGACGGGTGTAATTACTGATATTGGAATTGAGCTAGGCAAATTAATTTATTGGAACAAGTCACAAGAGGCCAATGTGACTGGGTATGTAAAAGCTAATAGGGGGAAGTTAAAAACCCATTTATTCATTTTTGGAATGTTTTTAATTGGGGGGATCATTGGGGCAGTTAGCTTCAAGAAGGTTGGTTACATAGCAGTGCTGCCTTTATCGCTCTCACTTCTTTTGATAGCCGGCTTACAGATTTTTAGAGATATCAGAATTGCCTTGAAGATTCGGATGCCTTAG
- a CDS encoding OsmC domain/YcaO domain-containing protein, whose product MEIKVHFLDKFRLEAKFDDFTVIADQPIRYKGDGSAPGPFDYFLASSALCAAYFVKLYCDTRNISTENIRLSQNNIVDPENRYQQIFKIQVELPEDISANDRQGILRSIERCTVKKVVQAGPEFVIEEVKNLDADAQTLLTLKPASDASTYIPGKDLPLEQTIENMTSMLANLGIKIEIASWRNLIPHVWSLHIRDAHSPMCFTNGKGSSKESALASALGEYIERLSNNHFYAGAFWGEDIANASFVHYPNERWFKPGPKDSIPKEILDEYCLEIFNPDGELRGSHLFDTNSGNMERGICSLPYVRQSDGEIVYFPSNLIENLYVSNGMSAGNTLAEAQVQCLSEIFERAVKREIIEGEIALPDVPQTVLAKYPSILAGIQSLEERGFPVLVKDASLGGVYPVMCVTLMNPRTGGVFASFGAHPSLEVALERSLTELLQGRSLEGLNDLPPPTFASEAVTEPNNFVEHFIDSSGIVSWRFFSAKSDYEFVEWDFSGEGENSNAQESATLFNILESLGKEAYVAVYDQLGAIACRILVPGYSEVYPIEDLVWDNTNKALLFRADILNLPNLDDASLAALLERLENNELDEYGDIATLIGIEFDENTPWGRLTVLELKLLIHLALKQFEDAHELVGAFLQYNDNTVERKLFYQALNAVLEIVLDDGLELNDFMVNLRRMFGKDRMDAVMGSIDGTVRFYGLTPTSMKLEGLDRHHRLLDSYKKLHAFRAKFAVKPS is encoded by the coding sequence ATGGAAATAAAGGTTCACTTTCTCGATAAGTTTCGTCTTGAAGCCAAGTTCGATGACTTCACGGTGATTGCTGATCAGCCCATTCGCTATAAAGGCGATGGTTCAGCCCCAGGACCTTTTGATTATTTTTTAGCTTCATCGGCCTTGTGCGCAGCTTATTTTGTAAAGCTGTATTGCGATACACGCAATATCTCTACTGAGAATATTCGTCTTTCACAAAACAATATTGTTGATCCAGAAAACCGCTATCAACAGATTTTCAAAATTCAGGTTGAATTACCAGAAGATATTTCAGCCAATGATCGTCAGGGTATATTGCGCTCTATTGAACGCTGTACGGTAAAAAAAGTCGTACAAGCTGGCCCCGAGTTTGTTATTGAAGAAGTGAAGAACTTAGATGCTGATGCACAGACTTTGCTGACTTTAAAGCCCGCTTCGGATGCGAGTACGTATATTCCTGGTAAAGACTTGCCCTTAGAGCAAACTATTGAAAATATGACTAGTATGCTGGCTAACCTGGGGATAAAGATCGAAATCGCCTCATGGCGCAACCTGATTCCTCACGTATGGTCTTTGCATATTCGTGATGCACACTCGCCAATGTGTTTTACCAATGGCAAGGGCTCAAGCAAAGAAAGTGCCCTAGCCTCAGCTTTGGGTGAGTATATCGAGCGACTGAGCAATAATCATTTTTATGCTGGCGCATTCTGGGGTGAAGATATTGCCAATGCCAGCTTTGTGCATTATCCAAATGAGCGCTGGTTCAAGCCGGGCCCTAAAGATTCAATTCCTAAAGAAATTCTAGATGAGTATTGCCTAGAGATTTTTAACCCGGATGGGGAGCTGCGTGGCTCACATTTATTCGATACCAATTCAGGAAATATGGAGCGCGGTATTTGTTCCTTGCCCTATGTTCGCCAGTCAGATGGCGAGATTGTTTATTTCCCATCCAACTTGATAGAGAATTTGTATGTCAGCAATGGCATGAGTGCTGGCAACACGCTTGCTGAAGCTCAAGTGCAATGCCTCTCTGAAATTTTCGAGCGTGCAGTTAAACGTGAAATTATTGAGGGTGAAATTGCTTTACCGGATGTGCCACAGACAGTGCTCGCCAAATACCCCAGCATTTTGGCAGGTATTCAGAGTCTTGAGGAGCGGGGATTCCCGGTGTTGGTGAAGGATGCATCACTTGGTGGTGTTTATCCAGTGATGTGCGTTACTCTGATGAATCCACGAACAGGTGGAGTATTTGCATCATTTGGTGCTCACCCTAGCTTAGAGGTAGCGCTGGAGCGGAGCTTGACGGAGTTGCTTCAGGGCCGCAGTTTAGAGGGGCTGAATGATTTGCCCCCACCCACATTTGCAAGTGAGGCAGTGACCGAGCCAAATAATTTTGTTGAGCATTTTATTGATTCCAGCGGCATTGTTTCATGGCGATTCTTTAGCGCTAAATCAGATTACGAATTTGTTGAGTGGGATTTCTCTGGTGAAGGCGAAAACTCGAATGCTCAAGAATCCGCTACTTTATTTAATATTCTGGAATCCCTGGGTAAAGAAGCTTACGTTGCGGTGTACGACCAACTAGGTGCAATCGCATGTCGAATCTTGGTGCCAGGATATTCTGAGGTTTATCCAATCGAAGATTTAGTTTGGGATAACACTAATAAAGCACTATTGTTCCGTGCCGATATTTTGAATCTACCAAACTTGGACGATGCAAGCTTGGCTGCATTACTTGAGCGTTTAGAAAATAACGAGTTAGATGAGTACGGTGATATTGCTACATTGATTGGCATTGAGTTTGATGAGAACACGCCATGGGGTCGGCTAACAGTATTAGAGTTGAAGCTACTTATTCATCTCGCTTTAAAGCAATTTGAAGATGCCCATGAGCTTGTCGGTGCTTTTCTTCAATACAACGACAATACTGTCGAGCGTAAATTGTTTTATCAGGCATTAAACGCAGTGTTAGAGATTGTGCTGGATGACGGCTTGGAGTTGAATGACTTCATGGTCAATCTCCGCCGGATGTTTGGCAAGGACAGAATGGATGCCGTCATGGGTTCGATAGACGGTACAGTTCGCTTCTATGGCTTGACTCCCACAAGTATGAAATTAGAGGGCCTAGACCGACACCATCGTCTGCTTGATAGCTATAAAAAATTACATGCTTTTAGAGCTAAATTTGCAGTTAAGCCCAGCTAG
- a CDS encoding ATP-binding protein, which translates to MAVIASFALLLLVLLSIATSNTEFFDNYFIWLYAANFIIGICLTLVILTLVIVIAVRWHKGRFGTRLVAKLAMIFALVGVVPGLILYGVSLQFVSRSIETWFDVQVESALDAGLELGRVTLRVAQEEILAEGNYIAEQIVQVPSGATSEQVGPMVMKIRNQFGIQEVSLFSIQRNLILSSESRPKKYLPAPAPDVVAEAFKKKGITSVEQIEVNGGQPGYRVRAIVPIVRKKHISSKLDSGKDVEDKYFLQLVRFIPGPLAKNIVAVESAYSDYQEKSLGRTGLRKMFVGTLTLTLFFALFVAVTLALVLGRQLARPLLMLLKGTQAVAQGDLSPKPELDTGDELGMLTRQFNVMTRQLADTRTSLQESKSFLETVLGNLTAGVCIFDKNFNVVSSNAGADRIFGQDLTQLDGCPLSDSPMLVEFEQAIKEGFATMKLAVGVETGQPEVGENKSAPVWQKQIQLHSTNEFENELGVTLFIRGTELTADLRMVVFDDITDVVSAQRSIAWSEVARRLAHEIKNPLTPIQLSAERLQHKLAGKLSPEQEEMMNRSTATIIGQVQAMKEMVNDFRDFAKTPSPQLKSVSINTLTQEILGLYEGSPIKTQLDSRCPNIMGDPTQLRQIIHNLLQNAQDATLEGQHQTEPVQVKTELVPYGEVNGIPQNAVRLTISDGGSGFPAKILARAFEPYVTTKSKGTGLGLAVVKKIVDDHGAKIEVRNRMQGDEVIGAKVSILFMNLAKEAA; encoded by the coding sequence ATGGCGGTGATTGCTAGCTTTGCACTCTTACTTTTAGTGTTGCTATCTATTGCAACATCTAACACCGAATTTTTTGATAACTATTTTATTTGGCTCTATGCTGCCAACTTCATCATTGGCATTTGCTTAACCCTTGTCATTCTGACTTTGGTGATTGTGATCGCGGTTCGTTGGCATAAAGGCCGATTTGGTACGCGCTTGGTTGCCAAGTTAGCCATGATTTTTGCGTTGGTTGGTGTTGTTCCAGGATTAATTTTGTATGGCGTTTCTTTACAGTTTGTATCACGCAGTATTGAAACTTGGTTTGATGTTCAGGTGGAGTCTGCCCTGGATGCAGGCCTTGAATTAGGGCGCGTTACCTTGCGTGTTGCACAAGAAGAAATTTTAGCTGAGGGCAATTACATTGCTGAGCAAATTGTTCAGGTCCCATCTGGCGCAACTTCTGAACAAGTTGGCCCCATGGTGATGAAGATTCGTAATCAATTTGGCATCCAAGAAGTCAGCCTGTTTAGTATCCAGCGCAATTTGATCCTTAGTAGCGAGTCGCGCCCTAAAAAATATCTGCCTGCCCCGGCCCCCGATGTTGTTGCCGAGGCATTTAAAAAGAAGGGCATCACCTCGGTTGAGCAAATCGAAGTGAATGGGGGGCAACCCGGTTATCGAGTCCGGGCGATTGTGCCGATCGTGCGTAAAAAACATATCTCCAGCAAACTTGATTCTGGCAAAGATGTAGAAGATAAATATTTTTTGCAGTTAGTGCGCTTCATTCCTGGCCCATTAGCCAAAAATATCGTTGCAGTTGAGTCTGCCTACAGCGACTACCAAGAGAAGTCTTTGGGCAGGACCGGTTTACGAAAAATGTTTGTGGGTACGCTTACATTAACGCTATTTTTTGCATTATTTGTCGCGGTTACCCTCGCATTAGTGTTGGGCCGTCAACTGGCTAGACCTTTACTCATGCTATTAAAAGGAACGCAAGCCGTGGCTCAGGGGGACTTATCACCCAAGCCAGAGCTGGATACTGGCGATGAGTTGGGAATGTTGACGCGGCAATTTAATGTAATGACACGCCAGTTGGCAGATACTAGAACATCTCTCCAAGAATCCAAATCATTTTTGGAAACGGTATTAGGCAATTTAACTGCTGGCGTTTGTATTTTTGATAAAAACTTTAATGTGGTTTCTAGTAATGCAGGAGCTGATCGCATTTTTGGACAAGATTTAACGCAGCTGGATGGGTGCCCCTTGAGCGACAGTCCTATGCTTGTCGAGTTTGAACAAGCGATCAAAGAAGGCTTTGCCACAATGAAATTGGCAGTAGGCGTAGAGACTGGTCAGCCGGAGGTGGGCGAGAATAAATCAGCACCAGTATGGCAAAAGCAGATCCAGCTCCATAGTACAAATGAGTTTGAGAATGAGCTGGGGGTTACTTTATTCATTCGTGGAACAGAGTTAACGGCTGACTTGCGCATGGTGGTCTTTGATGACATTACCGATGTTGTGAGTGCACAGCGCTCCATTGCCTGGAGCGAAGTCGCAAGACGTCTAGCGCATGAGATTAAAAACCCACTAACCCCCATACAGCTTTCAGCAGAGCGACTACAGCATAAGCTGGCCGGTAAACTAAGTCCTGAACAAGAAGAGATGATGAATCGCAGTACAGCAACCATCATCGGCCAAGTTCAAGCCATGAAAGAAATGGTGAATGACTTTAGAGATTTTGCAAAGACACCAAGCCCGCAACTCAAATCTGTCTCAATCAATACTTTGACGCAAGAGATTTTGGGTCTGTATGAAGGAAGTCCTATAAAAACGCAGCTGGACTCACGCTGCCCAAATATCATGGGTGACCCAACGCAACTCAGACAGATTATTCATAATCTTTTGCAAAATGCACAAGATGCTACCCTTGAAGGCCAACATCAGACTGAGCCAGTTCAAGTAAAAACAGAATTAGTACCTTATGGTGAGGTAAATGGCATTCCACAAAATGCGGTGCGTTTAACAATAAGTGATGGTGGTTCGGGGTTTCCAGCTAAGATATTGGCAAGGGCTTTTGAGCCTTACGTAACAACAAAGAGTAAAGGCACTGGATTGGGTCTGGCGGTAGTGAAGAAAATCGTGGATGATCACGGTGCCAAAATCGAAGTCCGGAACCGGATGCAGGGCGATGAAGTGATTGGCGCAAAAGTATCAATTTTGTTTATGAATCTGGCAAAAGAGGCAGCATAA
- a CDS encoding DUF4390 domain-containing protein — protein MTQGIKQFILCVLMALSLFSAAASAEGIKLKSADLERVDSDWLLNAAFQIELTPGLEDAVQKGVVLYFQTEFDLTRSRWYWFDERPVVAQRLTRLSYQPMTQQYRIASEGFTFSARTMFEALQAAGSIGGWRVIDSNQIDSSKSYTAALRMTLDLSKLPKPFQVNALNNRDWNVTSDWLRFPFSSNGPNVIKR, from the coding sequence ATGACCCAAGGCATTAAACAATTCATCCTGTGTGTTTTGATGGCGCTGAGTTTATTTTCGGCCGCGGCTAGCGCAGAGGGTATCAAGCTTAAATCTGCTGATCTAGAGCGGGTGGATAGTGATTGGCTATTAAATGCCGCGTTTCAGATTGAATTAACCCCGGGCTTAGAGGATGCGGTTCAAAAAGGTGTTGTCTTATATTTTCAAACTGAGTTTGACCTCACGAGATCACGTTGGTACTGGTTTGATGAAAGACCTGTGGTTGCTCAGCGACTAACACGCCTGTCTTATCAGCCAATGACGCAACAATATCGTATTGCCTCCGAAGGCTTTACTTTTTCTGCTAGGACGATGTTTGAAGCTTTACAAGCTGCAGGAAGTATTGGCGGCTGGCGAGTAATTGATAGCAACCAAATCGATTCAAGCAAGTCTTACACTGCCGCACTCAGAATGACCCTAGACTTAAGCAAGTTGCCGAAGCCGTTTCAAGTGAATGCGTTAAATAACCGCGACTGGAATGTCACCAGTGATTGGCTCCGCTTTCCATTTTCATCAAATGGCCCTAACGTCATCAAACGATGA
- the rsmB gene encoding 16S rRNA (cytosine(967)-C(5))-methyltransferase RsmB, whose amino-acid sequence MTDQKTPRSLPLSEAITISAQAIGEVMVGRSLTEVLDQLDAHERPIVQSLTFDALRKWVRSHEFIKQFIPKSPPTEVEYLLSVAIALFLQGATEGKGYAAHTIVDQAVKACSEYEPTMYAKGLVNAVLRKVSLAVQAENEKPYPPDPIPMFFPAWWRASLKRNYSKSWQAMLIQQAQRAPLILRVNAKQHSRKEYQELLHQAGIAAEPVKSVAGIALDSALLLREPVPVSDLPDFYSGAVSVQDAGAQIAAVLLDPKPGDRILDACAAPGGKTAHLLELAQCEMIALELDGQRLGKIGGNLDRLRLQSDRVRVVRGDASKAVWWDAKPFDKILLDAPCSASGIVARHPDIPFLRREADIKALQLRQRAILEQAWKMLKIGGTLLYVTCSVFPEEGEEQAVWFVAEHGDALRLSAPGQILPTELNDGFYYALFKKNGP is encoded by the coding sequence TTGACCGATCAAAAAACACCACGCAGTCTTCCGCTATCAGAGGCGATTACTATTTCTGCACAAGCAATTGGCGAGGTGATGGTGGGTCGATCGCTCACAGAGGTGTTGGATCAACTGGATGCTCATGAGCGCCCAATTGTGCAAAGTCTCACGTTTGATGCTTTACGTAAGTGGGTGAGGTCACATGAGTTCATTAAGCAATTCATCCCAAAGTCGCCACCAACTGAAGTGGAATACTTATTAAGCGTAGCGATTGCTTTATTTTTGCAGGGCGCCACTGAGGGCAAAGGCTACGCAGCACATACGATCGTTGATCAGGCTGTCAAAGCCTGCAGCGAATATGAGCCGACGATGTATGCCAAGGGATTAGTGAATGCGGTATTGCGAAAGGTCAGTCTCGCAGTTCAGGCTGAGAATGAGAAGCCTTATCCACCAGACCCAATTCCAATGTTCTTTCCGGCATGGTGGCGCGCCAGCTTGAAACGTAACTATTCGAAGTCCTGGCAGGCTATGCTGATTCAGCAAGCTCAGCGCGCACCGTTGATTTTGCGGGTAAATGCCAAACAACATTCACGTAAGGAATACCAAGAGTTATTGCATCAAGCTGGTATAGCTGCTGAACCCGTAAAAAGTGTTGCTGGGATTGCATTAGATTCTGCCCTGCTCTTGCGAGAGCCGGTACCCGTTTCAGATTTGCCAGATTTTTATAGCGGCGCAGTTTCTGTTCAAGATGCTGGGGCCCAAATTGCAGCCGTACTGCTTGATCCAAAACCGGGTGATCGCATATTAGATGCGTGTGCTGCACCTGGCGGAAAAACAGCGCATTTATTAGAGCTGGCACAATGCGAGATGATTGCTTTGGAGTTGGATGGACAGCGTCTTGGAAAAATTGGCGGCAATTTAGACCGTTTGCGACTTCAGTCTGATCGTGTTCGAGTAGTCCGTGGCGATGCTTCAAAGGCGGTTTGGTGGGATGCTAAGCCATTCGACAAAATTCTATTGGACGCACCTTGCTCGGCATCGGGCATTGTTGCAAGACATCCCGATATTCCCTTTTTGCGTCGTGAGGCGGACATTAAAGCATTGCAACTAAGACAACGTGCTATTTTGGAGCAGGCTTGGAAGATGCTTAAGATAGGCGGAACGCTTTTGTATGTGACTTGTTCCGTATTTCCTGAGGAGGGTGAGGAGCAGGCTGTTTGGTTTGTAGCGGAGCATGGCGATGCATTACGATTAAGTGCCCCCGGTCAAATCTTGCCCACTGAGTTAAATGATGGTTTTTATTACGCTTTGTTTAAGAAAAATGGTCCATGA